A window of the Buteo buteo chromosome 8, bButBut1.hap1.1, whole genome shotgun sequence genome harbors these coding sequences:
- the GPA33 gene encoding cell surface A33 antigen: MRRTAMKRLWLFIFSAILVTAHGLTVEAPTKEIQVARGNNVTLRCHFKTKASITSGDFVVWKKINSADDAVTRYFDGLVQYGKGYENRIQFSGDVDKGDISITINAVTMEDNGTYVCNVRLRNDPPRQTATLALFVLVAPSKPECRILGTTEYGQTINLTCISHEGSPKPRYTWQSFNVQNEPRVLQTTEGEQITLKNISADTSGYYICTSTNIVGKEFCNMTVSVVPPSMNIALYAGIIGGAVAAIIVIGILAYCCCCRADKDKDYEMTEREDRNEPSKETPTGHRRAEDDVEDE, encoded by the exons ATGAGGAGGACGGCAATGAAAAGACTTTGGCTGTTCATTTTCAGTGCAA TTCTGGTGACTGCTCATGGCCTCACTGTGGAAGCACCTACCAAGGAAATACAGGTGGCACGAGGGAACAACGTTACTCTCCGCTGTCATTTTAAAACTAAGGCTTCCATTACCTCAGGAGATTTTGTTGTCTGGAAGAAAATCAATAGTGCG GATGATGCTGTCACTAGGTATTTTGATGGACTTGTACAGTATGGCAAGGGCTATGAAAACCGTATACAGTTTAGTGGTGATGTAGACAAAGGGGACATCAGTATCACCATCAATGCAGTGACTATGGAAGACAATGGGACATACGTATGCAATGTTCGTCTAAGGAATGACCCCCCCCGGCAGACTGCAACCTTGGCTCTTTTCGTCCTTG tTGCACCATCCAAGCCAGAATGCAGGATTTTGGGGACAACAGAATATGGACAGACAATCAATCTGACCTGCATTTCTCACGAGGGCTCCCCAAAGCCCAGATATACCTGGCAAAGCTTCAATGTACAAAATGAGCCCCGTGTACTACAAACAACAGAAG GGGAACAAATAACTCTGAAGAACATCTCTGCGGATACCTCTGGCTATTACATCTGCACTTCAACAAACATTGTGGGAAAGGAATTTTGCAACATGACAGTCAGCGTTGTGCCAC CATCCATGAACATAGCTCTTTATGCTGGCATCATTGGTGGAGCTGTTGCTGCAATTATAGTTATTGGTATTTTAGcctattgctgctgctgtcggGCGGACAAGGACAAGGACTATGAGATGAC GGAGAGAGAAGATAGAAATGAACCCTCCAAGGAGACGCCTACAGGGCATCGGAGAGCAGAGGATGATGTTGAAGATGAAtga